Proteins encoded by one window of Moorella humiferrea:
- a CDS encoding FmdB family zinc ribbon protein codes for MPTYDFKCNECGHQFSQFVAIKDREKVRCPECGGQVSQRFTGFLYVRKGEPGTSSGSSCSGGSCSTCSGCH; via the coding sequence ATGCCGACCTATGACTTTAAATGCAACGAGTGCGGACACCAGTTCAGCCAGTTCGTAGCCATTAAGGATAGAGAGAAAGTCCGCTGCCCTGAGTGCGGCGGTCAGGTCAGCCAGCGCTTTACCGGATTTTTATATGTTCGCAAAGGCGAACCGGGTACTTCTTCCGGCAGCAGCTGCAGCGGCGGCAGCTGCAGTACCTGCAGCGGCTGTCATTAA
- a CDS encoding aminotransferase class I/II-fold pyridoxal phosphate-dependent enzyme, with the protein MLDQTRTPVFTAIKQYIDEGVLPFHVPGHKQGRALAELKEYVGERVLAMDLTCVPGLDNICNPRDVIREAEALAADAYGADYAFFLVNGTTSGIQAMIMAVCQPGDKIIIPRNAHRSALGGLILSGAHPVYIEPEINEDFGISMGVTPEKVERALKEHPDAKAVFVISPNYYGTVPPLKEIVEVAHKYDVPVLVDEAHGAHLPFHPDLPLSAMAAGADLAAASAHKLAGSMTQSSFLLLQGKRLDPKHVKAVLNLSQTTSPSYILLASLDVARKQMALKGRELLARTLEISRWIRRQLSRIEGLNIMGEEAATLPGCVAIDPTKITVNVQGLGLSGYEMEAILRREYKIQVELSDLYNVLLLVSIGDDWETAGRLVAAFEDVAGRHSLKNVVKFCPPLPAIPRMAVLPRAAFYSQTRSVELEYAEGEISAEAITAYPPGIPLVCPGEVITREIIDYVNLLKKEHADLQGPEDPELRFIRILKDTVSLIEHEKVSRAGLA; encoded by the coding sequence ATGCTGGACCAAACCAGAACACCGGTGTTTACGGCCATCAAACAGTATATAGATGAAGGTGTCCTGCCCTTTCACGTACCAGGTCATAAACAGGGCCGGGCCCTGGCGGAATTGAAAGAATACGTCGGCGAGCGGGTCCTGGCCATGGACCTCACCTGTGTTCCCGGGTTGGATAATATCTGCAACCCCCGCGACGTTATCCGGGAAGCGGAGGCGCTGGCGGCCGACGCCTACGGGGCGGATTACGCCTTTTTCCTTGTCAACGGCACTACTTCCGGCATTCAGGCGATGATCATGGCCGTCTGCCAGCCGGGGGATAAAATCATCATTCCCCGCAATGCCCACCGTTCCGCCTTGGGCGGACTTATATTGAGCGGAGCCCATCCCGTTTATATTGAACCCGAGATTAACGAGGATTTTGGCATATCTATGGGTGTTACGCCAGAAAAGGTGGAGAGGGCCTTAAAAGAGCACCCCGACGCAAAGGCGGTATTTGTCATCAGCCCCAACTACTATGGCACCGTACCGCCCCTGAAAGAAATAGTGGAAGTGGCCCATAAGTATGACGTACCCGTGCTGGTTGATGAGGCCCATGGGGCCCACCTCCCATTTCACCCGGATCTGCCGCTGTCGGCCATGGCGGCCGGTGCCGATTTGGCCGCGGCGAGCGCCCATAAGTTGGCGGGCTCCATGACGCAAAGCTCTTTCCTTCTCCTGCAGGGAAAAAGGTTGGACCCTAAACACGTGAAGGCCGTTCTCAACCTCAGCCAGACGACGAGCCCCTCGTATATTTTACTGGCCTCCTTGGATGTGGCCAGAAAACAGATGGCCCTTAAAGGCCGGGAGCTCCTGGCGCGCACCCTGGAAATCAGCCGCTGGATTCGCAGGCAGCTTTCCCGTATTGAGGGGCTAAATATAATGGGTGAAGAAGCGGCAACACTACCTGGATGCGTGGCCATCGATCCCACCAAAATTACCGTCAACGTCCAGGGATTGGGCCTTTCGGGCTATGAAATGGAAGCCATCCTGCGCCGGGAGTACAAAATCCAGGTAGAGCTCTCCGATCTCTATAACGTTCTGCTCCTCGTATCTATCGGTGACGATTGGGAAACGGCCGGCCGTTTAGTTGCGGCCTTTGAGGATGTCGCGGGCCGGCATTCCTTGAAAAACGTAGTTAAGTTCTGTCCGCCCCTGCCGGCCATTCCCAGGATGGCCGTGCTGCCGCGGGCCGCTTTTTACAGCCAGACACGCAGTGTAGAGCTCGAGTATGCCGAAGGAGAAATCAGCGCCGAGGCCATTACGGCCTATCCTCCGGGGATTCCCCTTGTCTGCCCGGGAGAGGTTATTACCCGGGAGATTATAGATTATGTTAATCTATTGAAGAAAGAACATGCCGACCTGCAAGGCCCGGAAGACCCGGAGCTGAGATTCATCCGCATTTTAAAGGATACGGTAAGCCTTATCGAACACGAGAAAGTCAGCCGCGCCGGGCTGGCTTGA
- a CDS encoding polynucleotide phosphorylase — MARLNELEIAQLSDEQIKKLQETERMINTAGNLDIYLLALKKK; from the coding sequence ATGGCCAGATTAAACGAGCTAGAAATCGCCCAGTTAAGTGATGAACAAATAAAAAAGCTGCAGGAGACGGAAAGGATGATCAACACCGCCGGCAACCTGGATATCTACCTCCTCGCCCTTAAAAAAAAGTAA
- a CDS encoding tripartite tricarboxylate transporter TctB family protein, producing MAKKDALSSLILLGIGLFFLLYSRQYELGTLTAPGEAVFPMLIAVAVIVLAGWLFIVSIFKTKSQEEEKSENAAENNIRVLFLTVLVIAALLFMGTLGFFVTSFLLILLCCKLLGVTEWSKAVFIAAGAVLGAYLIFGFWLKVSFPTGLLI from the coding sequence ATGGCTAAAAAAGATGCTCTTAGCAGCTTAATACTGCTGGGAATAGGGTTATTTTTCTTACTTTATTCCCGCCAGTACGAGCTTGGTACTTTGACCGCACCGGGTGAAGCGGTTTTTCCCATGCTTATTGCAGTGGCCGTCATCGTCCTCGCCGGTTGGCTTTTTATAGTCAGTATATTTAAAACAAAATCACAGGAAGAGGAAAAAAGCGAAAACGCGGCGGAAAATAACATCAGGGTATTATTTTTAACTGTGTTAGTTATTGCCGCCCTCTTATTTATGGGAACTTTGGGCTTCTTTGTCACCAGCTTTCTTTTGATCCTTTTGTGCTGCAAACTGCTGGGTGTGACAGAATGGTCTAAGGCTGTTTTCATTGCCGCAGGTGCCGTACTTGGAGCTTATTTGATTTTCGGGTTTTGGCTTAAAGTATCTTTTCCGACGGGCCTTTTAATTTAG
- a CDS encoding tripartite tricarboxylate transporter permease, translating to MPLLEGLQLALTPFNLFACLIGVIVGTLTGVLPGLGPAAAMAMLLPLTVKMGPTAGLIMLAGIYYGAMYGGSTTSILVNVPGEPASVVTCLEGYKLARKGRAGAALAVSALGSFVAGTLGVILLQLFAPPLAKVALKFGPAEFFALTIVSIILLSNLSGKGGLKAFLMIAFGLLLSTVGLDPLGGVNRFTFNYAGAGTGLSFIAIAAGLFGVGEIFWLASQVDQPMEVMKVGLRDLYPTKEELRRALPPILRGSFLGFLIGLVPGPASTIASFASYSLEKGVSKHKEEFGEGAIEGVAGPESANNAASAGAMVPLLSLGIPFSPAIAVLLSGMLLMGVTPGPLFLREHPDAFWGVIGSMYIGNIMLLILNLPLVGIWASITRIPQKYLMPVVLLFCMVGAYADNNNIFDVWVMLGAGLVGYLMRKFEYDPAPLLIGLVMGPIMERSLRQALIMGRGEISSLFATPISISLYLMALVFLVITIIRSLQKHKNSQVC from the coding sequence ATGCCTTTACTGGAAGGCTTGCAACTGGCTCTAACGCCTTTTAACCTTTTTGCCTGCCTAATCGGAGTTATTGTCGGAACCTTGACCGGTGTACTTCCCGGGTTAGGTCCGGCCGCTGCTATGGCCATGTTATTACCCCTGACGGTGAAAATGGGGCCGACAGCCGGACTTATTATGCTGGCCGGGATTTACTACGGCGCCATGTACGGCGGATCGACAACTTCAATTTTAGTCAACGTTCCCGGCGAACCGGCCAGCGTGGTAACCTGCCTGGAAGGATACAAATTGGCCCGGAAAGGACGGGCCGGGGCGGCCCTTGCCGTCAGCGCCCTGGGTTCGTTTGTTGCAGGAACCCTCGGCGTTATCCTCCTCCAGCTTTTCGCGCCGCCCCTGGCCAAGGTGGCTCTGAAATTCGGCCCGGCTGAATTTTTTGCACTGACTATTGTCAGTATAATCCTTTTATCAAATCTGTCGGGCAAAGGCGGCCTTAAGGCCTTCTTAATGATCGCCTTCGGGTTGTTACTCTCTACAGTAGGTTTGGACCCCCTGGGGGGCGTCAATCGTTTCACCTTTAACTATGCTGGCGCGGGTACTGGGCTGAGTTTCATTGCCATTGCCGCCGGCCTGTTCGGGGTGGGCGAGATTTTCTGGTTGGCCAGCCAGGTCGATCAACCAATGGAAGTAATGAAAGTGGGCCTGCGCGACCTTTACCCGACGAAAGAAGAGCTCCGGCGGGCCTTACCCCCTATATTACGCGGAAGTTTCCTGGGATTTTTAATTGGTCTGGTGCCGGGTCCCGCTTCTACCATAGCTTCCTTTGCTTCCTATAGCCTGGAAAAAGGCGTTTCCAAGCATAAAGAAGAGTTCGGCGAAGGCGCCATTGAGGGCGTGGCCGGGCCGGAATCGGCCAACAACGCCGCCAGCGCCGGTGCCATGGTACCGTTGTTATCCCTGGGGATACCCTTTTCGCCCGCCATTGCCGTCCTTTTAAGCGGCATGCTCTTAATGGGCGTGACGCCCGGTCCCCTTTTCCTGCGGGAGCATCCGGACGCCTTCTGGGGCGTCATAGGCAGCATGTACATCGGCAACATCATGCTGTTAATTTTAAATTTGCCCCTGGTCGGTATCTGGGCGAGCATAACTCGCATACCGCAGAAATACCTGATGCCGGTGGTCCTGCTCTTTTGTATGGTCGGGGCCTATGCAGACAATAACAATATATTTGACGTCTGGGTTATGCTGGGTGCCGGATTGGTTGGTTATTTGATGCGTAAATTTGAATACGACCCTGCCCCCTTGTTAATCGGTCTGGTAATGGGGCCGATAATGGAACGCTCTTTGCGCCAGGCCCTGATAATGGGCCGGGGTGAAATAAGCAGCTTATTTGCCACACCGATTTCTATTTCCCTGTATCTGATGGCTCTGGTTTTTTTGGTAATTACCATCATACGGAGCCTGCAGAAACATAAAAATAGCCAGGTGTGCTAA
- a CDS encoding HD-GYP domain-containing protein, with protein sequence MRKIAVTALKPGMVVARTIYNAEGRVLLNKGVVIKPSYIVRLKELGVPAVYIRDDFLEDVEVEDIVREETRLAAVKAVRELFDSCREWERGHVPLLVDSGRIQRIVESLLEDLLDRKELMVNLTDIRALDDYTFGHSVNVCILAMVTGLTLRYSREALLLLGIGALLHDIGKTCVPLHILNKPGKLTVEEYELVCKHARQGFEILRMQKEVSLVSARVALEHHERYNGSGYPQGLKGNEIHEFARITGVVDVYDALTADRVYRRAYPPHEAYEMLAASGNFTHDYEIVKAFLTNVAVYPVGTLVQLNSGDVGVVTGTAWGHALRPRVRLLYSPSGEPYKDNPIIDLVEALDYYVCRVLPPDYLTPSSSTLKVAEDDKKDYRVL encoded by the coding sequence GTGCGTAAAATAGCGGTCACCGCTTTAAAACCGGGTATGGTGGTGGCCCGGACCATTTATAATGCCGAAGGGCGAGTTTTGCTTAACAAAGGCGTGGTAATAAAACCCAGCTACATAGTGCGCTTAAAGGAGCTGGGCGTGCCGGCGGTATATATTCGCGACGATTTTCTAGAAGATGTGGAAGTAGAAGACATAGTGCGTGAAGAAACGCGCCTGGCTGCCGTCAAGGCAGTCAGGGAGCTTTTCGACAGCTGCCGGGAATGGGAAAGGGGCCACGTGCCGCTGCTGGTCGATTCGGGCCGCATCCAGCGCATTGTTGAGAGCCTCCTCGAAGATCTTTTAGATCGTAAAGAACTGATGGTCAACCTCACCGATATTCGCGCCCTGGATGATTATACCTTCGGCCATTCGGTGAACGTGTGTATTTTGGCTATGGTTACAGGATTAACCCTGCGTTACAGTCGGGAAGCCCTGCTGCTGCTCGGCATTGGCGCCCTGCTCCACGATATCGGTAAGACCTGCGTGCCCCTCCATATCTTGAACAAACCAGGCAAGCTAACGGTGGAGGAATATGAACTCGTATGTAAGCATGCCCGCCAAGGTTTTGAAATACTACGCATGCAGAAGGAAGTGAGCCTCGTTTCCGCACGGGTAGCTCTGGAACACCATGAGCGTTACAACGGCAGCGGCTATCCCCAGGGGCTAAAGGGTAATGAAATCCATGAATTTGCCAGAATTACCGGGGTGGTCGACGTTTACGACGCCTTAACCGCCGACCGGGTGTACCGCCGTGCCTATCCGCCCCACGAGGCTTATGAGATGCTGGCGGCTTCCGGCAATTTTACCCATGATTATGAGATTGTCAAAGCCTTTTTGACCAATGTTGCCGTCTACCCCGTCGGCACCTTGGTGCAGCTCAACAGCGGTGACGTTGGCGTGGTCACCGGGACAGCGTGGGGTCACGCCCTCCGCCCTCGGGTGCGGCTACTTTATTCTCCTTCCGGTGAACCTTATAAGGATAATCCCATCATCGATCTGGTGGAAGCCCTTGATTATTACGTCTGCCGGGTTCTTCCGCCAGACTATTTAACCCCTTCGTCCAGTACACTGAAGGTCGCCGAGGATGACAAAAAGGACTATAGGGTGTTATAA
- the fbp gene encoding fructose-1,6-bisphosphate aldolase/phosphatase — translation MGERITLSVIKADIGGYVGHSSVHPRLLETAERCLAASKLLIDYRVTHVGDDINLIMTHKYGVDCPEIHHLAWNVFLQCTEVARELKLYGAGQDLLSDAFSGNVKGMGPGVAEMEFEERKSEPVIVFAADKTEPGAWNFPLYKMFADPFNTIGLVIDPKMHQGFRFEVYDLIKNERVEFSLPEEMYDLLVFIGAPGRYCIKAVYSKSTGEIAAVSSTQRLNLMAGRYVGKDDPVCIVRCQSGLPAVGEALEPFANPHLVAGWMRGSHIGPLMPVGLNQATPTRFDGPPRVVAMGFQLSGGRLVGPQDLFADVAFDKARQTANEIANYLRSLGPFEPHRLPLEDMEYTTMPEVMTKLKGRFVKIDRTERKKIAAELGAK, via the coding sequence GTGGGTGAAAGGATTACATTAAGCGTCATCAAAGCTGATATTGGCGGCTATGTAGGCCACTCCAGCGTGCACCCGCGCCTGTTAGAGACAGCGGAGCGCTGTCTTGCCGCCAGCAAGCTGCTTATAGATTACCGGGTTACCCATGTGGGCGACGACATCAACCTCATCATGACTCATAAATATGGCGTTGACTGCCCGGAAATTCATCACCTGGCCTGGAACGTTTTTCTGCAGTGCACCGAAGTGGCCCGGGAATTGAAGCTTTACGGTGCCGGTCAGGATCTCCTTTCTGATGCCTTCTCCGGCAACGTCAAGGGTATGGGGCCGGGAGTCGCCGAAATGGAGTTTGAGGAACGCAAGAGCGAGCCGGTAATCGTATTCGCCGCCGACAAGACGGAGCCCGGCGCCTGGAACTTTCCCCTCTACAAGATGTTTGCCGATCCCTTCAACACCATCGGTCTGGTCATCGATCCCAAGATGCACCAGGGATTCCGTTTCGAGGTTTACGACCTCATCAAAAATGAGCGGGTGGAGTTTTCTCTGCCAGAAGAGATGTACGACCTCCTTGTTTTCATCGGTGCGCCGGGGCGCTACTGCATCAAGGCCGTTTATTCTAAATCGACGGGTGAAATTGCCGCCGTGTCCAGCACCCAACGCTTGAACCTCATGGCCGGTCGCTATGTAGGCAAAGACGATCCGGTATGCATCGTCCGCTGCCAGAGCGGCCTGCCGGCCGTGGGCGAAGCCCTGGAGCCCTTCGCCAACCCCCATCTGGTGGCCGGCTGGATGCGCGGTTCCCACATCGGACCTTTAATGCCCGTAGGTTTGAATCAAGCGACGCCGACGCGGTTTGACGGCCCGCCGCGGGTGGTGGCCATGGGGTTCCAGCTGTCCGGTGGGCGCCTGGTGGGTCCCCAGGACCTCTTTGCCGATGTTGCCTTTGACAAAGCCCGGCAGACGGCCAACGAAATAGCCAACTACCTGCGTTCTCTGGGTCCCTTCGAGCCCCACCGCCTGCCCTTAGAGGATATGGAATACACGACAATGCCGGAAGTAATGACCAAGCTCAAGGGCCGTTTTGTAAAGATCGATAGGACCGAAAGGAAGAAAATCGCCGCCGAGCTGGGGGCGAAATAA
- a CDS encoding tripartite tricarboxylate transporter substrate binding protein — protein sequence MKRWRSKGLAALLVTMLVLSLTLTACGGTKQTQEGAKSSGQGENKAAVDYPNKPIEMTVLFGAGSGADLLARKVAEIAGKELGQPISVVNRTGAGGATGYTYVKSQKPDGYSIVWNSNSINTAYHAGNMNFDYKAFSGVAELTTEPVSIAVRADAPWKDINEFIEYAKKNPGKVRIGNSGNGSFTHLVAVALENKTGAKFTHVPFGQGLAVSSLLGGQIEASSQLPAEIMSQVKAGQVRILAVTSEQRLQALPDVPTFKEKGIDLTLSLWRGIAVPAGTPEGVISKLEAAMKKVTENEEFKKFAAEMGANIEFRNAKDFDQFIAKQDQELAALMAQINMKKQ from the coding sequence ATGAAAAGGTGGAGGTCAAAAGGCTTAGCTGCATTGCTGGTCACGATGCTGGTGCTCAGCCTCACCCTTACCGCCTGCGGCGGCACCAAGCAGACCCAGGAAGGCGCAAAAAGTAGTGGGCAAGGCGAGAACAAGGCGGCAGTCGACTATCCAAATAAACCCATCGAAATGACAGTTCTTTTTGGCGCGGGCAGCGGCGCCGATTTGCTGGCGCGCAAGGTGGCGGAAATAGCCGGTAAGGAATTAGGCCAGCCCATTTCCGTCGTCAACCGTACTGGCGCCGGCGGTGCCACGGGTTACACCTATGTCAAGAGTCAGAAGCCGGACGGCTACAGCATCGTCTGGAACTCCAATTCCATCAACACCGCCTATCATGCTGGCAATATGAATTTTGACTACAAGGCTTTCAGCGGCGTAGCCGAGCTGACCACCGAGCCGGTGAGCATTGCCGTCAGGGCCGATGCCCCCTGGAAAGACATCAATGAGTTCATCGAGTACGCCAAAAAGAATCCGGGTAAAGTAAGAATCGGTAATTCCGGCAACGGCAGCTTTACCCATCTCGTAGCCGTGGCTTTAGAAAACAAAACCGGGGCTAAATTTACCCATGTGCCCTTTGGCCAGGGTTTGGCCGTGTCCAGCCTTTTAGGCGGCCAGATTGAAGCCAGCTCCCAGCTGCCGGCGGAAATCATGTCCCAGGTCAAAGCCGGTCAGGTCAGGATCCTGGCGGTCACCAGCGAGCAGCGGCTGCAGGCCTTACCGGATGTACCCACTTTTAAAGAAAAGGGCATCGATTTGACCCTCTCCCTGTGGCGGGGCATCGCCGTGCCGGCCGGCACTCCGGAAGGCGTAATCAGCAAATTGGAAGCTGCCATGAAGAAAGTTACTGAAAACGAAGAGTTTAAGAAATTCGCCGCCGAAATGGGTGCCAATATCGAGTTCCGCAACGCCAAAGACTTTGATCAGTTTATAGCCAAGCAGGATCAGGAGTTGGCAGCCCTAATGGCCCAAATTAATATGAAAAAACAGTAA